The proteins below are encoded in one region of Chiloscyllium plagiosum isolate BGI_BamShark_2017 chromosome 7, ASM401019v2, whole genome shotgun sequence:
- the LOC122552052 gene encoding C-X-C chemokine receptor type 1-like translates to MGSITINFDDMDFSDLFDNYSSDWYTYIDPDISPCTLAVSGNWINTALAVIYSLACFLAVTGNIIVMIVLLCNQHTILSTDIYLLHLAVADLLFAMTLPFWAVDAVSGWVFGDTMCKIISMLQEVNFYSGILLLACISIDRYLSIVYATRAHKQKRPFIIKLVCAAVWLLAIVLSLLVLYKGEYTPPGSNRKICYEILDGEFAAKWRIITRFLRHFIGFLIPLAAMVFCYSVTIQKLCQTKGFQKHKAMKIIIVVVLAFIICWFPHNITVFIDTLMRSKLIAETCEKRNHIDRALFGTQSLGFLHSCINPIVYAFIGVKFRRNLLKVLASKGIIKQRRMAIYSRSVSSSSEAGLISSNI, encoded by the coding sequence ATGGGAAGCATAACCATTAATTTTGATGACATGGACTTCAGCGATTTGTTTGACAACTACAGTAGTGACTGGTACACTTATATTGATCCTGACATAAGTCCCTGTACCCTCGCAGTTAGTGGTAATTGGATCAACACAGCTCTGGCTGTTATCTATAGCCTGGCGTGCTTCCTCGCTGTGACAGGCAACATTATCGTAATGATTGTCCTACTCTGCAATCAACACACAATATTATCCACAGACATCTACCTGCTTCATCTGGCAGTGGCTGATTTGCTCTTTGCCATGACCTTGCCTTTTTGGGCAGTGGATGCCGTATCCGGCTGGGTGTTTGGTGATACCATGTGTAAAATCATCAGCATGTTACAGGAAGTTAACTTCTACAGTGGGATTTTATTGCTGGCTTGTATCAGTATTGATCGCTATCTGTCCATTGTTTACGCTACGCGGGCCCACAAGCAGAAGAGACCATTTATAATCAAGCTGGTTTGTGCTGCTGTTTGGTTGCTGGCTATTGTCCTGTCTTTACTGGTTTTGTACAAGGGTGAATATACTCCACCTGGTTCCAACAGAAAGATATGTTATGAGATACTTGATGGTGAATTTGCTGCAAAGTGGAGAATAATCACCAGATTTTTGCGGCATTTTATTGGGTTTCTTATCCCTCTGGCTGCCATGGTATTCTGCTACAGTGTGACAATCCAAAAATTGTGTCAAACGAAGGGATTTCAGAAACATAAAGCCATGAAAATCATCATCGTGGTGGTGTTGGCTTTTATCATTTGTTGGTTCCCACACAATATTACGGTGTTCATCGACACACTGATGAGGAGCAAACTCATTGCTGAGACTTGTGAGAAGCGTAATCACATTGACAGAGCTCTCTTTGGAACTCAAAGTTTGGGATTCCTGCACAGCTGTATTAATCCAATTGTATATGCATTCATTGGGGTGAAATTCAGGAGGAATCTGCTCAAAGTTTTGGCTAGTAAAGGAATTATTAAACAAagaagaatggcaatatatagCAGATCTGTATCTTCCTCTTCTGAAGCCGGACTAATTTCAAGCAACATATAG